Proteins co-encoded in one Anabas testudineus chromosome 8, fAnaTes1.2, whole genome shotgun sequence genomic window:
- the rundc3aa gene encoding RUN domain-containing protein 3A isoform X1: MESGCIQTAMAMGLSSKKASARSVGVERKNLIMVCRFSVKTLLEKYTAEPIDDSSEEFINFAAILEHILSHRFKGNTAGSGSWFSSDGQRSFWEYVRLACSKVPNNCIASIENIENISTSRAKGRAWIRVALMEKRLSEYVSTALRDTRTTRRFYDDGAIMLREEATVLTGMLIGLSAIDFSFCLKGETLDGKSPAVIDYTPYLKFTQSYDYLSDEEDRRSVDSSNSEESVPEHPYIPLVTDEESWSNKCRKMEQRFKIVYAQKGYLEELVRLRESQLKNVETENKRLRAKVEELTVQGQQEKKELEAIVLELQAQLSALMPCDSSHLAKDLSIPLVNQWSTITNNQDDVKFFRRRSFHSLEQLSTEVSLNSDSQKTEGQQNGDAAWTSAGKDNTPSMLGLCGSLASLPSSKSLASLKSSDCLVNISTEPSPALSPS, from the exons ATTCTCTGTAAAGACTCTCCTAGAAAAGTACACGGCAGAGCCCATAGATGACTCATCTGAGGAGTTTATTAACTTTGCTGCCATTTTAGAGCACATCCTCAGCCATCGCTTCAAAGGTAACACTGCAG GTTCAGGAAGCTGGTTCAGCTCAGATGGACAGCGCAGTTTCTGGGAATATGTCCGACTGGCTTGCAGCAAGGTGCCAAACAACTGCATCGCCAGCATTGAAAACATAGAGAACATCAGCACATCACGAGCCAAG GGGCGTGCATGGATTCGAGTGGCGCTGATGGAGAAACGTCTGTCTGAGTATGTGTCCACTGCTCTGAGGGACACAAGAACAACCAG GAGGTTCTATGACGATGGAGCCATTATGCTGAGAGAGGAGGCCACGGTTCTGACCGGCATGCTGATTGGACTGAGCGCAATAGATTTCAG tttttgtttgaAGGGGGAGACTCTGGATGGGAAATCCCCGGCTGTAATTGACTACACACCCTATCTGAAATTTACCCAGAG CTATGACTACCTGAGTGATGAGGAGGACCGCCGCAGCGTGGACAGCAGTAACAGCGAGGAGAGCGTCCCAGAACACCCCTACATCCCACTGGTGACTGACGAGGAGAGTTGGAGTAACAAGTGTCGCAAGATGGAGCAAAGATTTAAGATCGTCTACGCCCAGAAG GGATACTTGGAGGAGCTGGTGCGCCTGCGGGAGTCACAGCTGAAGAATGTGGAGACTGAGAACAAGCGTCTGAGAGCAAAGGTGGAGGAGCTGACGGTCCAGGGccagcaggagaagaaagagcTGGAGGCCATTGTTCTAGAGCTGCAGGCACAACT CTCTGCCCTTATGCCATGTGATTCCTCGCATCTGGCTAAAGACCTCTCCATCCCATTGGTCAACCAGTGGTCCACCATCACAAACAACCAAGACGATGTCAAGTTTTTCCGCAG GAGGAGTTTCCACAGTTTGGAGCAGCTTTCTACTGAAGTCAGTCTGAACTCTGACTCCCAGAAGACTGAAGGGCAACAGAACGGAGATGCTGCCTGGACCTCAGCGG GTAAAGACAACACTCCCTCCATGCTGGGTCTGTGTGGCTCCCTGGCATCATTACCAAGCTCCAAGTCCTTGGCCAGCCTCAAATCTAGCGATTGCTTGGTAAACATCAGCACTGAACCCAGCCCTGCGCTCTCTCCCAGCTAG
- the fam117aa gene encoding protein FAM117A isoform X1 → MSARSGAAPRGCNNPSLQPLRATVPYQLQRGSALLCREVKTADRTTARPPKPTIRRTLSLDAIVGPYLQGQWPKEAEGPAVTCVNDKATQTPSSWAEETRGRRSVGGHKRSASWGSAEHLREVAKLRHQLQKRSRHAPPSTGYELPHRPLPAGHAAGITQTMPLMPLNRLAPRLQRSVEGLNLELEEVFVSEKPDDQHEILDIPDGHRAPVPAQRCSSGSQSEPSPGPLDPSLLSPSQSPCPLDPLLLSPSISPCPLNPELLSPSQSPCPMGEPEPVDHETLCPSASTSLPSFALEPPLLQACSTSPRPNKTYSFQREPPEGCERIRVCEEALSACQDEPLLQPSCPDPNKVNFTPHGGSAFCPVSLLKPLLPSMDLLFRGLSVSPVTGGPGQASPTRHLGMQ, encoded by the exons atGTCGGCCAGGAGTGGAGCAGCGCCTCGGGGGTGCAACAACCCCAGCCTGCAGCCCCTCAGAGCCACGGTCCCGTACCAGCTCCAGAGGGGCTCAGCTCTCCTCTGCAGAGAGGTCAAGACGG CAGACAGGACGACGGCTCGTCCACCGAAGCCCACCATCCGCAGAACGCTTTCCTTGGATGCCATTGTTGGACCCTATCTGCAGGGACAGTGGCCCAAAGAGGCAGAGGGCCCAGCAGTTACCTGTGTCAATGACAAAGCCACACAG actcCAAGTTCCTGGGCGGAAGAAACCCGAGGTAGGAGAAGTGTTGGTGGACACAAGCGCTCGGCTTCGTGGGGCAGTGCGGAGCACCTGAGGGAG GTGGCCAAGCTGAGGCACCAGTTGCAGAAACGCTCTCGCCATGCCCCACCCTCAACAGGATATGAGCTCCCCCACCGCCCGCTGCCAGCAGGTCATGCAGCCGGCATCACTCAG ACAATGCCCCTAATGCCACTGAACAGACTCGCCCCACGACTCCAACGTAGTGTTGAAGGCCTTAATTTGGAGCTGGAAgaggtgtttgtgtctgagaaaCCTGACGATCAGCATGAG ATTTTGGATATCCCAGATGGCCACAGGGCTCCTGTGCCTGCCCAGAGATGCAGCAGTGGTTCACAGAGCGAGCCCTCCCCGGGGCCCCTGGacccttccctcctctctccctctcaatCCCCCTGTCCTCTAGATCCCTTACTTCTGTCACCTTCCATCTCCCCTTGTCCACTGAATCCAGAGCTTCTGTCTCCATCGCAGTCTCCCTGCCCCATGGGAGAAccag AGCCAGTGGATCACGAGACCCTGTGTCCCTCTGCATCAACATCGCTTCCTTCATTTGCGCTGGAACCTCCCCTCTTGCAGGCCTGCTCCACCTCTCCTCGCCCAAACAAAACCTACTCCTTCCAGCGCGAGCCACCCGAAGGATGTGAGCGAATTCGAGTATGCGAGGAGGCTTT GTCTGCTTGTCAGGATGAACCTCTGCTCCAACCATCTTGTCCTGACCCCAATAAAGTCAACTTCACCCCCCACGGAGGCTCTGCTTTCTGCCCCGTCAGTCTTCTGAAGCCACTCCTGCCCTCCATGGACCTCCTCTTCCGtggcctgtctgtgtctcctgtCACCGGCGGCCCAGGTCAGGCCTCTCCTACCAGACACCTGGGCATGCAGTAG
- the fam117aa gene encoding protein FAM117A isoform X2 has protein sequence MMNCESSAPNQQPAVVNQTHCGRRSRVNVKKSTPSSWAEETRGRRSVGGHKRSASWGSAEHLREVAKLRHQLQKRSRHAPPSTGYELPHRPLPAGHAAGITQTMPLMPLNRLAPRLQRSVEGLNLELEEVFVSEKPDDQHEILDIPDGHRAPVPAQRCSSGSQSEPSPGPLDPSLLSPSQSPCPLDPLLLSPSISPCPLNPELLSPSQSPCPMGEPEPVDHETLCPSASTSLPSFALEPPLLQACSTSPRPNKTYSFQREPPEGCERIRVCEEALSACQDEPLLQPSCPDPNKVNFTPHGGSAFCPVSLLKPLLPSMDLLFRGLSVSPVTGGPGQASPTRHLGMQ, from the exons ATGATGAACTGTGAGTCGTCTGCTCCCAACCAACAACCAGCAGTGGTCAACCAGACTCACTGTGGTAGAAGATCCAGAGTCAATGTGAAGAAATCG actcCAAGTTCCTGGGCGGAAGAAACCCGAGGTAGGAGAAGTGTTGGTGGACACAAGCGCTCGGCTTCGTGGGGCAGTGCGGAGCACCTGAGGGAG GTGGCCAAGCTGAGGCACCAGTTGCAGAAACGCTCTCGCCATGCCCCACCCTCAACAGGATATGAGCTCCCCCACCGCCCGCTGCCAGCAGGTCATGCAGCCGGCATCACTCAG ACAATGCCCCTAATGCCACTGAACAGACTCGCCCCACGACTCCAACGTAGTGTTGAAGGCCTTAATTTGGAGCTGGAAgaggtgtttgtgtctgagaaaCCTGACGATCAGCATGAG ATTTTGGATATCCCAGATGGCCACAGGGCTCCTGTGCCTGCCCAGAGATGCAGCAGTGGTTCACAGAGCGAGCCCTCCCCGGGGCCCCTGGacccttccctcctctctccctctcaatCCCCCTGTCCTCTAGATCCCTTACTTCTGTCACCTTCCATCTCCCCTTGTCCACTGAATCCAGAGCTTCTGTCTCCATCGCAGTCTCCCTGCCCCATGGGAGAAccag AGCCAGTGGATCACGAGACCCTGTGTCCCTCTGCATCAACATCGCTTCCTTCATTTGCGCTGGAACCTCCCCTCTTGCAGGCCTGCTCCACCTCTCCTCGCCCAAACAAAACCTACTCCTTCCAGCGCGAGCCACCCGAAGGATGTGAGCGAATTCGAGTATGCGAGGAGGCTTT GTCTGCTTGTCAGGATGAACCTCTGCTCCAACCATCTTGTCCTGACCCCAATAAAGTCAACTTCACCCCCCACGGAGGCTCTGCTTTCTGCCCCGTCAGTCTTCTGAAGCCACTCCTGCCCTCCATGGACCTCCTCTTCCGtggcctgtctgtgtctcctgtCACCGGCGGCCCAGGTCAGGCCTCTCCTACCAGACACCTGGGCATGCAGTAG
- the rundc3aa gene encoding RUN domain-containing protein 3A isoform X2, which yields MESGCIQTAMAMGLSSKKASARSVGVERKNLIMVCRFSVKTLLEKYTAEPIDDSSEEFINFAAILEHILSHRFKGSGSWFSSDGQRSFWEYVRLACSKVPNNCIASIENIENISTSRAKGRAWIRVALMEKRLSEYVSTALRDTRTTRRFYDDGAIMLREEATVLTGMLIGLSAIDFSFCLKGETLDGKSPAVIDYTPYLKFTQSYDYLSDEEDRRSVDSSNSEESVPEHPYIPLVTDEESWSNKCRKMEQRFKIVYAQKGYLEELVRLRESQLKNVETENKRLRAKVEELTVQGQQEKKELEAIVLELQAQLSALMPCDSSHLAKDLSIPLVNQWSTITNNQDDVKFFRRRSFHSLEQLSTEVSLNSDSQKTEGQQNGDAAWTSAGKDNTPSMLGLCGSLASLPSSKSLASLKSSDCLVNISTEPSPALSPS from the exons ATTCTCTGTAAAGACTCTCCTAGAAAAGTACACGGCAGAGCCCATAGATGACTCATCTGAGGAGTTTATTAACTTTGCTGCCATTTTAGAGCACATCCTCAGCCATCGCTTCAAAG GTTCAGGAAGCTGGTTCAGCTCAGATGGACAGCGCAGTTTCTGGGAATATGTCCGACTGGCTTGCAGCAAGGTGCCAAACAACTGCATCGCCAGCATTGAAAACATAGAGAACATCAGCACATCACGAGCCAAG GGGCGTGCATGGATTCGAGTGGCGCTGATGGAGAAACGTCTGTCTGAGTATGTGTCCACTGCTCTGAGGGACACAAGAACAACCAG GAGGTTCTATGACGATGGAGCCATTATGCTGAGAGAGGAGGCCACGGTTCTGACCGGCATGCTGATTGGACTGAGCGCAATAGATTTCAG tttttgtttgaAGGGGGAGACTCTGGATGGGAAATCCCCGGCTGTAATTGACTACACACCCTATCTGAAATTTACCCAGAG CTATGACTACCTGAGTGATGAGGAGGACCGCCGCAGCGTGGACAGCAGTAACAGCGAGGAGAGCGTCCCAGAACACCCCTACATCCCACTGGTGACTGACGAGGAGAGTTGGAGTAACAAGTGTCGCAAGATGGAGCAAAGATTTAAGATCGTCTACGCCCAGAAG GGATACTTGGAGGAGCTGGTGCGCCTGCGGGAGTCACAGCTGAAGAATGTGGAGACTGAGAACAAGCGTCTGAGAGCAAAGGTGGAGGAGCTGACGGTCCAGGGccagcaggagaagaaagagcTGGAGGCCATTGTTCTAGAGCTGCAGGCACAACT CTCTGCCCTTATGCCATGTGATTCCTCGCATCTGGCTAAAGACCTCTCCATCCCATTGGTCAACCAGTGGTCCACCATCACAAACAACCAAGACGATGTCAAGTTTTTCCGCAG GAGGAGTTTCCACAGTTTGGAGCAGCTTTCTACTGAAGTCAGTCTGAACTCTGACTCCCAGAAGACTGAAGGGCAACAGAACGGAGATGCTGCCTGGACCTCAGCGG GTAAAGACAACACTCCCTCCATGCTGGGTCTGTGTGGCTCCCTGGCATCATTACCAAGCTCCAAGTCCTTGGCCAGCCTCAAATCTAGCGATTGCTTGGTAAACATCAGCACTGAACCCAGCCCTGCGCTCTCTCCCAGCTAG
- the slc35b1 gene encoding solute carrier family 35 member B1: protein MAGGKGAAKQASLWDNMRIRFIVCFIGVFVCYFYYGILQETITRGDYGQGDKREKFKFARTLVLIQCIISAFFAKILIQCFESSKQDHTKSWIYGLCSLSYVGAMVSSNSALQYVNYPTQVLGKSCKPIPVMILGVTILRKKYPLAKYLCVLLIVSGVALFLYKPNKSSHVADDHVFGFGEILLLVSLTLDGLTGVAQDHMRARFQTGANHMMLNINMWSTLVLGLAVLWTGEVWEFLSFIERHPSIFYNILLFGLTSALGQTFIFMTVVYFGPLTCSIITTTRKFFTILGSVILFGNVMSTMQWVGTILVFLGLGLDAKFGKTPKKTTH, encoded by the exons ATGGCTGGGGGAAAGGGAGCAGCGAAACAAGCCTCGCTGTGGGACAATATGAGGATACGGTTCATCGTTTGCTTTATTGGAGTTTTTGTGTGCTACTTTTATTACGGAATATTACAAGAGACAAT CACTCGAGGTGATTATGGGCAAGGAGACAAGAGGGAGAAGTTCAAATTCGCCCGGACACTGGTCTTGATCCAGTGTATCATCAGTGCTTTTTTTGCTAAGATCT tgattcagtgttttGAGAGCTCCAAGCAGGACCACACCAAGAGCTGGATCTATGGTTTGTGTTCCCTCTCTTATGTTGGAGCTATGGTGTCCAGTAATTCTGCGCTTCAGTATGTCAACTATCCCACACAG GTACTGGGGAAATCCTGCAAGCCGATACCAG TGATGATCCTTGGTGTTACAATACTGAGGAAGAAGTACCCTTTGGCTAAGtacctgtgtgtgctgctgattGTGAGTGGTGTGGCTTTGTTCCTCTACAAACCCAACAAGAGCTCACATGTAGCAGATGACCACGTTTTTGGCTTTGGAGAGATTCTCCTG CTGGTCTCTCTGACATTGGACGGTTTGACTGGTGTGGCTCAGGACCACATGAGGGCTCGCTTCCAGACCGGTGCCAACCACATGATGCTGAACATCAACATGTGGTCCACTCTTGTGCTTGGATTAG CCGTGTTGTGGACAGGAGAGGTATGGGAGTTTCTGAGTTTTATCGAGCGCCACCCGAGCATCTTCTACAATATCCTTTTGTTTGGACTGACCAGTGCTTTAGGCCAG ACCTTTATCTTTATGACCGTGGTGTACTTCGGCCCCCTGACCTGctccatcatcaccaccacgAGGAAGTTCTTCACCATACTTGGCTCAGTGATCTTGTTTGGAAATGTCATGAGTACGATGCAGTGGGTTGGCACCATTCTAGTGTTTCTCG GTCTCGGACTGGATGCTAAATTTGGAAAAACTCCAAAGAAGACAACACACTAA
- the ndufa4l gene encoding cytochrome c oxidase subunit NDUFA4L, with protein sequence MFAVVRKQLRSHPSLIPLFIFIGGGATMSMLYLARLGLRNPDVCWDKKNNPEPWNKLGPNDQYKFYAVNMDYSKLKKDRPDF encoded by the exons ATGTTCGCCGTGGTCCGTAAACAGCTTAGATCTCACCCGTCT CTTATCcccctcttcatcttcatcgGTGGAGGAGCAACCATGTCCATGTTGTACCTTGCTCGTCTGGGATTGAGAAACCCTGATGTCTG ctgGGATAAGAAGAACAACCCAGAGCCCTGGAACAAGCTTGGTCCAAATGATCAGTACAAG TTTTATGCAGTCAACATGGACTACAGCAAGCTGAAGAAGGACCGTCCTGACTTCTAA